The sequence TCGGAATATTTGCCTCCCAGCAGCAGAGCCGTGTGGGGCTTCTCGCCCACCAGGATCAGCACCAGCACCTGGGCTTCCAGGGCATCGATGTGGGCGCGGAGGGAAGGATCCTGCTCCCGGATCCAATCGGCCTCGTCGCTGCCCAGGCCCAACACCAGCTCCCGGTTTTCCACTGCGTGCCGGACCAGGGAAGCCGGGATTTCGAAGGTCCTCGCGGGGTAGGAGGCACCGTCTTTTTCAGCGGCTGGAAGCTGGAGGGAGCGGCTGCCGAAAGGCAGCATCAGCATGGTCTGGGGACGGAAGGCATCCCTCAGGGTGGCCTGCAACCCCGCCAGCAGCGCCTCCTCGGAAAAGCGTTTCTTGGTTTCGCGAAGCTGGCCCAGGATGATTTCCCGGGTGGTGGAGAGGTCCCTGCGGAAACCTTTCCGCACGGCCTTCAACATGCGCCGCAGGAGCCACCCGACGGGCAGGGCCGAGAGTCCGAGCAAGGCGCCGATCCAGGCGGGCGGAACGGCCGTCATGCCCTGTGCGAAAAGCCAGGCCAGGCCGCCCAGATAGCACAACAGGACCGTGCCGAGCACCAGGAAATAGGAAAGCCAGCGCAGGATCGCGCGCCGCACATCCAAAAAGCCATGCCGCACGATGGCGTAGGCGAAGGCCAGGGGCAGCAGGGGCAGGGGCGTGAAGAAGACCCAGGCTTCGCGGCGGAAGAGCAGGCTGTTCTTGAAGACGAAACCCAGCACCACCAGCGCCACGAAATCCAGCATCACCGCAGAAGTGAGGATGAGGGCCGGCAGCAAGGCGCGGCGCCGCGAGGCCGGAAGATGCCAGGCCCCGCGCCAAAAGCAGATCGCGCCGGCGATCGCCGCGGCGAAGATCAGGCTCGTCACCAGCAGCTGGAACTTGGGGCCGAACAGGGCGGTGATGAACCCTCCCACCGCCTCGAATTGCCGGGGATCCACATGGGTTTTGAAATATTCCCTGAAGGCCTGCAGCAGGCCGAGCAGGAGGTTGAAAAACCCCACTAGGCCGAAGACCAGGTAGAGCCCCTGGAGGAACCGCCGGTTCTTCCGCAGCGGGAAGGGGTGCGGGAACCGCAGGAAGAAATGGAACCACATGGGAGGCAGCAGCCCCACGGCGAGGCTTCCGAACAGCACCCTCACCCCGTTGAGCCAGGGCGGAAGCGTGCCCAGGAATGGCCGCACCACCAGGGGGACCAGCAGGGCCAGGACGCCCATGTAGAAGAAATGGCGGGCGACTTTGCGCTGGGCCGAGGACACCACCACCAGCAGGCCCAAGCCCCAGGCCACCAGGGCCGACACCACCACGAGCAGGCCGGCGATGCTGAACGGCTTCACCAGCCGGACCGGCTGCTGCAGGGTGCGGCCTTCGCGCTCCAGGGTGTAGACCAGGATGCGGCCCTCGCCTTCCTCGTTGATCCGGTTCTGGGCGTCGTTCAGGGTCTGGGGCGTCACCTTGCGGCCGCTGATGGCCTTGAGCACATCGCCTTCCAGCATGCCTGCTTCCTCGGCCACGCCATTGGGCAGGATCTCCCGGATGACCACCCTGTTCCCCTCCACCACCCAGGAGCACTGGTCATCGGAATAGGAGTAGACCCATTGGAACAGGGCGAAGGATCCCAGGCAGAGCAGCAGGCCCAGTAGACTGGTGAAGATCAGCCGGAACTTGATGCGCTGCAGGGAAGGGGACACTGGATGCCTGAGGAAAAGCCCTGGTGGATTCTGGTGGGTGGGATGCGGAGGCTGGGAGGGGCCCTTGCCGAAGAGCTTGCCCAGGATCATGCGCTGGTGTTGACCGGTTCTCAAGACGCTGATGGGGAATGGTCAACGGAGCTTGCCCGCCGCACTCAGGTCCGGACCTTCCGGTGGAATGCCATGGATCCGGAGCTTGGCCCCCTGATGATGGCAGACCTGGATGGACTTGAAAGCGCCGGAGTCCGGTTGGCCGGGGCGGTGATCGCGGCTGGGACGTTCCCTGAACAACCATTCGGGGCGTGGACCGCGGAGGAACTGGAAATTATCTGGCGCGTGAATTTGAGCTTTCCCATGATGTGCGCCCAGGCGCTTGCGCCAAGGCTCGCCGACCGGAGCTGCATCCAATTCCTGGTGGATACCTGCATCCACCGTCCTTTCCTGAAAAGGCTGCCCTACAGCGCCTCGAAGTCCGGCCTCGCTTCACTGGTGCCTGGCCTGGCGCAGGTGCTCGCCCCCCGCCTCCGGGTGGTCGGCCACGCCATCGGAACGGTGCTTCCCGACCCTTCCATCGACCCCGCCTGGCTGGCCTCCCAAAGCCTGCTCGGGCGCAACGGGGGCCCGGCGGATGTGGCCCGCAGCCTGAGGTTCGCAGCAGCAAGCCCCTACCTGACCGGGGAGATCCTCACGCTCGATGGCGGGCGACGCTGGCGTTGATCCGGGCCATGGCAAAACGGCCCGCGCTGCCCAGCGATCACCACCCTGGGCATCAAGGCCGGTCCGCCATTGGAAACACCTGTTTTTAAGCAGCGGCCTAGGGATATTCCGGAACGGGTCCTAGACTTGAAGGTTTGGACAAGGTCCACGTGCGATTCAAGGTCAACGAGATCTTCCACAGCATCCAGGGCGAGGGCACCCGCGCCGGGCGGACCTGCGTCTTCGTGCGGCTCACGGGATGCCCGTTGCGCTGCGTCTACTGCGACACGGCGTACGCCTTCCATGAAGGCGCTTTCATGGGGCTGGAAGAAATCGTCGCTGAGGTTAAGCGGCGATTGGGACCGCCCCGGAAGGGGCCGGATGCGCCCTTCGTGGAACTCACGGGCGGTGAACCGCTAGCCATTCCAGGTGCGCCGGAATTGTTGAAGTCCTTCCTGGCCCTGGGCTGCGAGGTGGCCGTGGAGACAGCCGGAAGCCACGACATCGCCCCGGTGCCGCGCGAGGTCATCAAGATCATGGACCGCAAGACTCCGGCCAGCGG comes from Holophagaceae bacterium and encodes:
- a CDS encoding SpoIIE family protein phosphatase, encoding MSPSLQRIKFRLIFTSLLGLLLCLGSFALFQWVYSYSDDQCSWVVEGNRVVIREILPNGVAEEAGMLEGDVLKAISGRKVTPQTLNDAQNRINEEGEGRILVYTLEREGRTLQQPVRLVKPFSIAGLLVVVSALVAWGLGLLVVVSSAQRKVARHFFYMGVLALLVPLVVRPFLGTLPPWLNGVRVLFGSLAVGLLPPMWFHFFLRFPHPFPLRKNRRFLQGLYLVFGLVGFFNLLLGLLQAFREYFKTHVDPRQFEAVGGFITALFGPKFQLLVTSLIFAAAIAGAICFWRGAWHLPASRRRALLPALILTSAVMLDFVALVVLGFVFKNSLLFRREAWVFFTPLPLLPLAFAYAIVRHGFLDVRRAILRWLSYFLVLGTVLLCYLGGLAWLFAQGMTAVPPAWIGALLGLSALPVGWLLRRMLKAVRKGFRRDLSTTREIILGQLRETKKRFSEEALLAGLQATLRDAFRPQTMLMLPFGSRSLQLPAAEKDGASYPARTFEIPASLVRHAVENRELVLGLGSDEADWIREQDPSLRAHIDALEAQVLVLILVGEKPHTALLLGGKYSELNYGREDRELLREVAIQAGIVLDTAVLHQRLLDQGRMEQELASARHIQKGMITTTPPETPGFHLALRLDPALETGGDLLWVKHRRSADGKGSWLAAVGDVSGKGLAGALYMSQSIALLEFATEREDQSLEEILPSLDHTLRTLMSQRDFLTLCLLEWDEDGHYRLARAGHPPALLVQGTQPHETTELNPHGRGLGLRPAGPGDWQIQEGLLQPKEWLVLYSDGLTEAMDHKGEQYGLDRFRMQLQRLWGVGSLRAACEAVFQDVAKFETQNRDDRTLLILGRDA
- a CDS encoding SDR family oxidoreductase, which translates into the protein MPEEKPWWILVGGMRRLGGALAEELAQDHALVLTGSQDADGEWSTELARRTQVRTFRWNAMDPELGPLMMADLDGLESAGVRLAGAVIAAGTFPEQPFGAWTAEELEIIWRVNLSFPMMCAQALAPRLADRSCIQFLVDTCIHRPFLKRLPYSASKSGLASLVPGLAQVLAPRLRVVGHAIGTVLPDPSIDPAWLASQSLLGRNGGPADVARSLRFAAASPYLTGEILTLDGGRRWR
- a CDS encoding radical SAM protein produces the protein MRFKVNEIFHSIQGEGTRAGRTCVFVRLTGCPLRCVYCDTAYAFHEGAFMGLEEIVAEVKRRLGPPRKGPDAPFVELTGGEPLAIPGAPELLKSFLALGCEVAVETAGSHDIAPVPREVIKIMDRKTPASGEGHRWLESNLDHLVPGQDELKFVIMDQADYEWSKAWCSERDVWDRFTVLFSPVHGDLDPVWLAEAILKDALPVRFQIQLHKLIWGPDRNGV